The Penicillium psychrofluorescens genome assembly, chromosome: 2 nucleotide sequence TCCCTGCCATGCGTGCAAAAGGCTCCGGTCACATTGTCCTGATTAGTAGTGGTGCCGGGTAAGTGGAATGATCCATTTCtcgttctttctctcccgTTGTCTAACAGAGAAATTGTACGAAATTAACAGCTTCATCGCCCGACCTGGCAGAGCCACCTACTCAGCTAGTAAATTCGCCATCGAGGCTGTTCACGAGTCCCTTTCCCACGAGGTGACGACACTTGGAATCAAGGTCTTGATAGTAGAGCCCGGCGCTTTCCGTACGCCATTTTCCAGCCGCGTCATTTACCCGGCTCAGTTCGAGAACGGTTTCAGCGAGGGCTACAAGGGTACTGCGGTAGAGCAAATGGTCACCGGGTTTCGGCAGATCACGTCCATTCCTGACTTTGTCAAAGGAGACCCCGATAAGGCGGCGCGGGCAATCATCCAGGCCATCGTGACGGGCTATGACTATCTTCGCATGCCCCTGGGAAAGGACTGTGTGGTTGCGTTGGAGGATAAGATTGGAGAGCTACAGAGGGATCTCGAGGCTACCCGACCAATCGCCACTTCTACAGATATCGATTGATTGAAAAACATGGAAATAGCAATGCAATTGTGAAGGTGGCTCACGAACCCTCGCGCAATATAGAGAAGCATAGCGTTGTGGTGTAAAGCAGGACAATAATATTGTTCGTAGAGGCAAGAAATTAACCTATGAAAACAACGCATTGTCCTTTCCTAGCCCCCACCAACCCCTGCGTGAGACCCTGCGTGAGACCCTGCGCATGGACTCTCCCCGCATTCTTCACCGTTTCAATTTCCCCGGTTGCACTTGACTCTTTTTTGGATGATGGTAACACAACTCGAGAGTGCTCCACCCGTACAGCCCAGTCGATGATTCTTTCTTAAGCATGACAAAATGACACCCATACACTTACCAGACCAATGGCCTCTCTCTGGAGTCAACACCTCATGGGCCGCAGCCCTTATGGTGGTGATTATCTCGAGCTTCTACCTGTCTTCAGCAAAGCTGCACCCCCAAGAGCCGCCCGTCATTACCAGTGCGGTACCCTTCGTGGGCCACTTGCTCGGCATGATCGTCAATGGCGGACGTTACATCAAGTCCATAGGGTAAGCAGGACCCGCCATGGGCATACGGGAACTAAGCTCAGGATTCTGACTCCTCTGCCAGTATCACCAACCGCGACAAGCCCATATTCACTCTTCCCGTGCCGCGGTCGCGCATCTACATCGTCACGGACCCGGTCCTGGCGGCCGCTGTCCAACGCGCCTCGCGCGTTTTGTCGTTCACCCCTCTCGTGCCAGATATCACCAGGCGCGTGCTGGGGCTCGACGATgccaccgtcgccgccgtccGTCAGAACCTGGATCCCGAACCCGGCGACGACCGGCGTGGCTTCCTGGCCGACATGCACGACATGATGTACCGCACCCTCGGACCCGGCGAGGCTCTGGAAAACCTGAGCACCGGCGCCGCTAGGGAATTGAGTCGCCAGATCAACACGTACGCCGCGGACTTGCAGCACGGACAGTCCAGCGGAGTACCGTCTATCAAGGTTGACCTGCTCGAGTGGGTGCGCCACTTTGTGACGGTCGGTACGGCGCAGTTCCTGTACGGGCCAAACAACCCCATCGCTGCACATCCAGAGCTAGAGCAGGCCTTCTGGGACTTTGATCACGGTCTCGGTCTCCTGCTGATGGGCTTCGCGCCGTCTATCACCGCGCGGAAGCCGTATCGCGGACGGGAGGCGCTCGCGGCCGCCTTCACCAAGTATATCACCGCTGGCCACGAGAGCGAGGCGGCGACGATCGTACGCAAGCGGGTCGCCATTGCGGAGGAGTACGGCTGGCCCGCCTCCAGCACCGCGCGCTCGGAGCTGTCCTTCTTGTTCGCGGGCATCGTCAACACGGCCACGACGACCTTCTGGGTAGTGCTGCAGATCTTCGCGCGGCCGGAGCTGCTGGTTGCCGTGCGCGGCGAGCTGGCCCAGATCACGGGTGAGGGTGAGAGCGAGCGAACGCTAAGCCTGGACGGTGTGAAAAATGAGTGCCCCATTCTACAGGCCGTATTTCGCGAGTGTCTGCGGCTGGGCTCGAACAACTTCTCAACGCGCCTCGTGAAGACCGATACAATGTTGGCGGAGCGGTACCTCCTCAAGGCGAACTCGGTGGTCCAGGTCGCGGGCGGCGTGATCCATGCGGACAGGCAGATCTGGGGCGACGACGTGGACGTCTTCAACCCGGGCCGTTTTCTCAAGCCGCAGCAGGGGGGTTCGGCAAGGCCGAACGTCCACCCGGCGGCATTCCGGTCATTTGGAGGCGGCAAGACTCTCTGCCCTGGGCGGCACTTTGCCACGACCGAGATCCTATCTCTCGTGGCGATGATTGTGTTGACGTTTGACTTGAAGGctgttggtggtggggagaTTGTGGTGCCTGCTCCAGACGATGGTGTTCTGCCTGTACATATTTTAGAACCCAAGGCGTCTGATGCCGTCAAGGTCGTGGTGAAGCTGGGGAGCGATGGCGCGACGCCGTTGAAGATCGTTCCGTGATTATCCCtggaagaccaagatcgGTGCTATCCCACATGATGTATCCATTACAGTCATTATTAATTACAATTATCACACAAAGCATTACTGTGTAGTATAGGTATGAAGAGAGCACTTATTGCTGTATCTAGTTTAGTGCGCACCCTCACTAACCCCCACGCCGCCCACGTCTCCACAACCCTGCGATGAGCTAATCCTAACCGGCGCAAGTCCGTTTGACAGTTAACTCGGTCCATGATCCCGCCGAGATTCCGAGCGGGGACAAAGCCGAGCGACTCTGGTAACCCCCGCCATTGTCCACGAGAAATTGTTTCGTCACCTTTCCCTACCTCCCAGACACTCACTCACTCAGCATGCCATtcaacaccgccatccgCACAGCGCTCAAGGGCCCATCCGTGGCCTGGGGCTTCTGGCTCACGTATGTGTCTTATGTCTACTCCAATCTTCTGCCCAATTCTAGGATCCGACTGACCACAAATATTCTTCCCGAACAGTCTCCCCagcgccgccgtcgccaaaACTATTCTGCACAGATCGTCCGCGTCCCCCGCTGACCGGTTCAGCTGGGTCCTCGTCGATGCCGAGCACGGATTGATCTCGGACACGAACTACTACGAGGTACGTGATCTGTTTTCTAGCCTCCTATTACTGCCGGGAAACTAAAGTCAAACCAGCTCAACAACGCCGTTGGCTCCGAACGCGCAAGCCCCATCATCCGCGTCCCCTGGGGTGAGGAGTGGATGATCAAGCGCGCCCTCGACGCAGGCGCTCACGGCATCATGACGCCCATGTGCCATTCCGAGGCGGATGCGGCCCGGATTGTCAGCTACGCCAAGTACCCGCCTCTGGGGACGCGTGGCTACGGGCCCATGTTTGCGACGCACTCGTTCCCCGAGGTCATGCCCGGGAGTGACCATGATGACAACGCCAATGAGGgggtcatggtggtggtacAGATTGAGTCGCAGTCTGGTGTTGAGAATGTGGAGAAGATAGCTAAGGTGGATGGAATTGATGTGCTGTTTATTGGTGAGTGAGATGACAAATGGCTCTCACTTTGTGTGAAATGGAAGACTTACTGACTCTTTTAACAAGGTCCCTTCGATCTCGCCAAGCAGATGGGCGTCCAGCGTGGTGGTCCAGAACACGAGGCTGCCATCCAGCGTACTTTGGCCGCTGCTAATGCAGCAGGTAAGAAGGCCGCCATCTTCTGTACCAGTGGTGAAGATGCCCGGGTCCGCGCCGAGCAGGGCTTCCACATGATCTCGGTCATCACGGACGTTGCCGTCATTGGTGATGGAATGCAGAAGGAGCTGGCGACGGCTAAGGGCACCGCTGCGGCGGGTAAGAGAGAGGGATATtagatttttttttatctATGGGGACGTTGGCAAGATCTTTACTGTGTAGTCTATAGGTATCCGGGGATTTTCTTTTGCATAGACATATTCACGTGTCCGTGTGGATTTCTTCAGTCTTGGAACACCCTGACTCAGAACTCAGTCGCCAAGGCGTATTGAAGATAAGCATTCGCAATATTATGAATGGCAGTAGTAGATCACTGGGACAGTGCGCACCCGGTTCGATCCCATCTATCAAACAGTCTCTTTGACAAGACCGTTTTCAATCGAGTCCATAAATAGCGCGGCATTTAGAGTGCCGGTATTGGAGCTTTACCAGGAATTGCTGAGTATCTGCTCACCGTAAATCACCATCAGATCTAGCTGATAGACCGACAATGTGTCGGAGGCGGCGATTGAGAGGGCCCTCTGGGTTGCTGAGTAGTGATTCCAGCGTCGCTCGGGAATAATGCTTTGTTCCATTGGCGATAGGGGCAGAGCGAGACGCAATGCTGCGCACGCTCGATGGATGGTCCAGTTGTTTCCGGTAAGAGCCTGGAATAAAAATAGGGTATCGAAAATGTAATAGGTGGCCTGCCGCTTAGGTATTGTACCCGTGCAGCCCTCCGTCAAGAATCCACTGCTCGTTGTCGTCATTATCATCTTGCACGCGCCTCCATGTCTGCGTTCGCTCTGTTCGCTCTGCCCGCTCCGCTTGGCTTGCGGCTTTACCATCCGGCGCACGCCAGACAGGACGCATTAGCCCTCCAGCCGCGAGGAGCGGATTCCGGCTGAACGCATGTCCACCACTTGACGGTTCTGCCGAACCCCCTTCCGCCGCATCATAAGGATCAGGCTCACTTGGCTCCGGTGTTGGCTCCGCCGCAGCAGACTGATACACGCGTCGCACCTTGCCGCCCTTGATATCCAAGCTCAtcaccgtcttcttcttctcccactccgGACGAGCTTTGTCTTCCATCTCGCGctggatgcgctgctgtTTTTTCAGCGCCAGTGCTCGCTGCGCTGGACTCATCCATAACGTTGAGGCGACGTTCGGTGTCTCGAAATCGGCTGCTTCATCAACGACTTTTGTCCGACGAGCATTCTGCGCTTGGAATTGAAGTAGTCTGTCGCGGTGTGCCTTGGCGGCATCGAGTTTGCTCGGCGACGAAGATCCGGAAACAGGTCGGGGACCGCCATCGTGATGAACGCCCTCATTATGTGCCCGCATCTTCTCCTGTCCGCGCTCGGCGCGTAGTTCACGGATCATGCTTTGCACTTCCTCTGCGGAGAGAAGCGGGGTGCCACAGTAGGAACAGGGTTGCAAACCCTCCAGTGAGCAAATGATTTTCCCGCAATTGAGACAATTCGGCGCGGGATCAAACAACGGGTGGATTGTGGCGTAGCAGCTGCATTTCCGCCTCTCCGCGTCCCGCGTCGGATTTGTGGACAACTCTAAcgcggcgatggcggcagTAAGGTCGGAGATGTTGTTCGTAGTGAGCGAACCACCACCCTTGGACGGACTGGCCGAGCCTCCCTGTCGGGCGGGCTTGCCCGCCTTCGAGCGTACATTCGGCAGCATGTCGGAGAGCACGGGTCCAGAGGCCGAGGGCGGTGCCTTCATTGCCGGCATGGGCGATTGAACgcgagaagaggaagtggaCGAGCCGCGTGATGAGGATCCCGTAGCAAACACTGGTTTGAGATGTGAGGATGACATGTagtcctcctcctgctcggccttCTTGTACCCTCCGCCCACATCGCCGTAGTTGTCCGGTCGGCGCGGCGGACCGGCACTGTGCAGTggtgccttcttctttttggtcCGTGTTTCGGTATGTGTGGGTTCGCTTCGTGAAGAGGAGTCCCGGCGGGCGTTGAACGAGGCGATGAACTCTAGGGCGGCGGG carries:
- a CDS encoding uncharacterized protein (ID:PFLUO_003305-T1.cds;~source:funannotate) gives rise to the protein MAAARPTWLITGASSGFGKSLSWEALKAGYKVIGTTRDVGKAESAYPDFTAKGGIWMGIDPAQEDAYDQFAKCSQEHNVDVLVNNAGYAFIGGVEDTSEDDVRDQMEVNFYGPLRAVRACLPAMRAKGSGHIVLISSGAGFIARPGRATYSASKFAIEAVHESLSHEVTTLGIKVLIVEPGAFRTPFSSRVIYPAQFENGFSEGYKGTAVEQMVTGFRQITSIPDFVKGDPDKAARAIIQAIVTGYDYLRMPLGKDCVVALEDKIGELQRDLEATRPIATSTDID
- a CDS encoding uncharacterized protein (ID:PFLUO_003306-T1.cds;~source:funannotate), with the protein product MVVIISSFYLSSAKLHPQEPPVITSAVPFVGHLLGMIVNGGRYIKSIGITNRDKPIFTLPVPRSRIYIVTDPVLAAAVQRASRVLSFTPLVPDITRRVLGLDDATVAAVRQNLDPEPGDDRRGFLADMHDMMYRTLGPGEALENLSTGAARELSRQINTYAADLQHGQSSGVPSIKVDLLEWVRHFVTVGTAQFLYGPNNPIAAHPELEQAFWDFDHGLGLLLMGFAPSITARKPYRGREALAAAFTKYITAGHESEAATIVRKRVAIAEEYGWPASSTARSELSFLFAGIVNTATTTFWVVLQIFARPELLVAVRGELAQITGEGESERTLSLDGVKNECPILQAVFRECLRLGSNNFSTRLVKTDTMLAERYLLKANSVVQVAGGVIHADRQIWGDDVDVFNPGRFLKPQQGGSARPNVHPAAFRSFGGGKTLCPGRHFATTEILSLVAMIVLTFDLKAVGGGEIVVPAPDDGVLPVHILEPKASDAVKVVVKLGSDGATPLKIVP
- a CDS encoding uncharacterized protein (ID:PFLUO_003307-T1.cds;~source:funannotate); translated protein: MPFNTAIRTALKGPSVAWGFWLTLPSAAVAKTILHRSSASPADRFSWVLVDAEHGLISDTNYYELNNAVGSERASPIIRVPWGEEWMIKRALDAGAHGIMTPMCHSEADAARIVSYAKYPPLGTRGYGPMFATHSFPEVMPGSDHDDNANEGVMVVVQIESQSGVENVEKIAKVDGIDVLFIGPFDLAKQMGVQRGGPEHEAAIQRTLAAANAAGKKAAIFCTSGEDARVRAEQGFHMISVITDVAVIGDGMQKELATAKGTAAAGKREGY
- a CDS encoding uncharacterized protein (ID:PFLUO_003308-T1.cds;~source:funannotate) yields the protein MSLTAWATPRLSQLLPLDEESLVQIIDYAASLSKDASADHLKNLLGDSPAALEFIASFNARRDSSSRSEPTHTETRTKKKKAPLHSAGPPRRPDNYGDVGGGYKKAEQEEDYMSSSHLKPVFATGSSSRGSSTSSSRVQSPMPAMKAPPSASGPVLSDMLPNVRSKAGKPARQGGSASPSKGGGSLTTNNISDLTAAIAALELSTNPTRDAERRKCSCYATIHPLFDPAPNCLNCGKIICSLEGLQPCSYCGTPLLSAEEVQSMIRELRAERGQEKMRAHNEGVHHDGGPRPVSGSSSPSKLDAAKAHRDRLLQFQAQNARRTKVVDEAADFETPNVASTLWMSPAQRALALKKQQRIQREMEDKARPEWEKKKTVMSLDIKGGKVRRVYQSAAAEPTPEPSEPDPYDAAEGGSAEPSSGGHAFSRNPLLAAGGLMRPVWRAPDGKAASQAERAERTERTQTWRRVQDDNDDNEQWILDGGLHGYNT